The following proteins are encoded in a genomic region of Natrinema sp. DC36:
- a CDS encoding IclR family transcriptional regulator — MAEEGTTGIQAIERTFGIVEAMIELEGAGVTELANHVDLPKSTVHHHLLTLERAGYVVRDNGEYRTGLKFLRAGERTRGQHALYQVAHSEVEKLAEKTDEISGLMVEEHGEGVFIYRDSGAEAAHIDTGIGDRVPLHCTALGKVILAHLPDDRRDGIIDRYGLVRITENTITDEDALREQLEEIRERKIAFDDEERLNGLRSVAAPIFDATGQVIGSISVAGPTHRMQGAYFYEELPETVLGIANVIELNIQHQ; from the coding sequence ATGGCAGAGGAAGGCACGACCGGCATACAAGCGATCGAGCGGACGTTCGGAATCGTCGAAGCGATGATCGAACTCGAGGGAGCGGGAGTGACGGAACTGGCGAATCACGTCGACCTTCCGAAAAGTACCGTTCACCATCACCTGTTAACGCTAGAGCGAGCGGGGTACGTCGTCCGAGACAACGGCGAATATCGAACGGGATTGAAATTCCTCCGAGCCGGCGAACGCACGAGAGGACAGCATGCGCTGTACCAGGTCGCTCACTCCGAAGTCGAGAAGCTCGCCGAAAAGACCGACGAAATTTCGGGGTTGATGGTCGAAGAACACGGAGAGGGCGTGTTCATCTACCGAGACAGCGGCGCAGAGGCGGCCCATATCGACACCGGCATCGGAGACCGCGTGCCCCTCCACTGTACGGCGCTCGGAAAAGTCATTCTGGCACACCTCCCTGACGACCGGCGCGACGGTATCATCGACCGATATGGCCTGGTCCGTATCACCGAGAATACGATCACGGACGAGGACGCCCTCCGCGAGCAACTCGAGGAAATCCGCGAACGGAAGATCGCGTTCGACGACGAGGAGCGGTTGAACGGGCTCCGAAGTGTCGCCGCGCCCATTTTCGACGCTACCGGTCAGGTTATCGGGTCGATCAGCGTTGCCGGCCCCACGCATCGCATGCAGGGTGCGTATTTCTACGAGGAACTCCCGGAGACGGTTCTGGGAATCGCGAACGTAATAGAGCTCAACATTCAACATCAGTGA
- a CDS encoding XdhC/CoxI family protein, with the protein MSRTGNEDPWGITTLDLFELLEDAVQSDRSWAVATVIAVDGSAYRRPGAKMLFGPDDSAFGGITAGCLEGPLADVASEVRRAGEPEVVTFDLTSDDDGWGLGLGCEGVVDILVEPVTRSWRAPVEAYHRGESIALVTVIDDTASVPVGARGSLTADGTPIETDEPSLPSSVLEAVSERAGELAATGRSETVTVTTGDGSVDVFVDGIDPIDRLLIFGGQPDTRPVSRLARSVGLHVTVATARGGQADPDRFPNADRVVATHPTDLAELVDDRTSVVLMSHNLLDDRLALEALLETEVTFIGLMGPRDRFQRIREALEDDGVTLSAADRDRIATPVGLDLGGGETVEIALSIVGEVVAASNGRDGGRLRDREGPIHDRVQSHPE; encoded by the coding sequence ATGAGTCGGACAGGGAACGAAGACCCGTGGGGAATAACGACGCTCGACCTCTTCGAGTTGCTCGAGGACGCCGTTCAGTCAGACCGGTCGTGGGCAGTCGCGACCGTCATCGCCGTCGACGGCTCCGCGTACCGCAGACCGGGTGCGAAGATGCTGTTCGGGCCCGACGACTCGGCGTTCGGCGGTATCACGGCCGGCTGTCTCGAGGGGCCCCTCGCGGACGTCGCCAGCGAGGTTCGTCGGGCGGGCGAGCCGGAGGTCGTGACGTTCGACCTGACGTCCGACGACGATGGCTGGGGCCTCGGTCTCGGGTGTGAAGGGGTCGTCGACATACTGGTCGAACCAGTGACCCGATCGTGGCGAGCGCCGGTCGAGGCGTATCATCGTGGGGAGTCGATCGCACTCGTCACGGTAATCGATGACACGGCGTCAGTTCCGGTGGGTGCCCGTGGGAGTCTCACGGCGGACGGAACGCCGATCGAAACCGACGAGCCGTCACTCCCGTCGTCCGTTCTCGAGGCCGTCTCCGAGCGAGCCGGGGAACTGGCGGCCACAGGTCGGTCCGAGACGGTAACCGTGACGACGGGGGACGGATCCGTCGACGTCTTCGTCGACGGAATCGACCCGATCGACCGGCTGCTGATATTCGGTGGCCAGCCCGATACCCGCCCGGTCTCGCGGCTCGCGCGGTCGGTCGGTCTCCACGTGACAGTCGCGACCGCGCGAGGCGGGCAGGCCGACCCGGACCGGTTTCCGAACGCGGATCGCGTCGTCGCGACGCACCCGACCGATCTCGCGGAGTTAGTCGACGACCGGACCTCGGTCGTACTCATGTCTCACAATCTCCTCGACGACCGGCTCGCCCTCGAGGCGCTGCTCGAGACCGAAGTCACGTTCATCGGACTGATGGGACCGCGCGACCGATTTCAGCGGATCCGTGAGGCCCTCGAGGACGACGGGGTGACGCTGTCGGCGGCCGACCGGGACCGCATCGCCACGCCGGTCGGTCTCGATCTGGGTGGCGGAGAGACCGTCGAAATCGCGCTGAGCATCGTCGGAGAGGTCGTCGCGGCGAGTAACGGTCGTGACGGCGGGCGGCTACGGGATCGGGAGGGACCGATTCACGACCGGGTTCAGTCGCATCCGGAGTAA
- a CDS encoding nucleotidyltransferase family protein: MSDVVGVLLAAGTGSRFEDGNKLLARLENEPIVSHAARTLATSPLDHTIGIVGHDAERVRPVVAAFVDDTIDNDDYDRGQSRSVRLGARAARDADADAVLFLPGDMPCVDPATVRAVVDGYRDGNEGIVAPIADDRRGNPVLFDARHFDSLTAVSGDVGGRALFESADVRLVSVDDSGIAVDVDTVADLRRLRYSGCD, encoded by the coding sequence ATGAGTGACGTCGTGGGCGTACTACTGGCCGCCGGTACCGGTTCGCGGTTCGAGGACGGCAACAAGCTGCTGGCTCGACTCGAGAACGAACCGATCGTCAGTCACGCAGCGCGCACGCTCGCGACGTCACCGCTCGATCACACGATCGGCATCGTCGGCCACGACGCCGAGCGCGTCCGTCCCGTGGTGGCGGCGTTCGTCGACGATACGATCGATAACGACGACTACGACCGCGGACAGAGCCGCTCGGTTCGACTCGGCGCTCGCGCCGCACGCGACGCCGATGCGGACGCCGTCCTCTTTCTTCCCGGCGACATGCCCTGCGTCGATCCGGCGACCGTTCGAGCGGTTGTCGACGGCTACCGCGACGGCAACGAGGGAATCGTTGCACCGATCGCCGACGACCGTCGCGGAAATCCGGTACTCTTCGATGCACGCCACTTCGACTCCCTGACGGCCGTTTCGGGTGACGTCGGCGGCCGAGCGCTGTTCGAGTCGGCCGACGTCCGTCTCGTCTCCGTCGACGATTCCGGGATCGCGGTCGACGTCGATACGGTGGCCGATCTCCGACGCCTGCGTTACTCCGGATGCGACTGA
- a CDS encoding amidohydrolase family protein, which translates to MVESTVDLRVVNARVVTPDGTINGGVAANDGVIVGVGTESNLPEADREIDTEGNYLIPGFIDPHVHWGLSRYEFDYHEGLEHDFETETRGAIHGGVTTVVNFLLQKEPYLPDMDFFKRAGEENSYIDFAYHAIVHQDHHVEEIEELAAEGIRSYKIFFNWYKNASPELGIDHSDAGGVYKVLDRVSDIPGGVVMFHAENEDLAIERRKELQAEGRNDLEAWSESAPNICEAMQIEQIGRLTEYTDSRAYIVHMSTAEGVDICKRYQEQGVNLHAETLPAFLSHTYEQEDLGVWGKISPPLRGEESKTRLWEGIRNGVIDYVGTDHCPHKLEFKEKDTGKHGDIWDAIPGDNNGIEYFLPVMMSEGVNKNRVSMERLVDVCSTNNAKRWGLYPRKGALAEGSDADMVIVDLEKSTVVDDDFYHTMEPGYSTFHGDELTGLPTHTIVGGEVVVEDGELLAEPGDRNYLPRGPEGVSLE; encoded by the coding sequence ATGGTCGAATCGACTGTAGACCTTCGAGTGGTCAACGCACGAGTGGTCACTCCTGATGGTACTATCAACGGCGGAGTCGCGGCGAACGACGGCGTCATCGTCGGCGTCGGCACCGAATCGAACCTCCCCGAGGCCGATCGAGAGATCGACACCGAGGGCAACTATCTGATCCCCGGCTTCATCGATCCGCACGTCCACTGGGGGCTCTCCCGGTACGAGTTCGACTACCACGAGGGCCTCGAGCACGACTTCGAGACCGAGACGCGCGGGGCGATCCACGGCGGCGTGACGACGGTCGTCAACTTCCTTCTCCAGAAGGAACCCTACCTGCCCGACATGGACTTCTTCAAGCGTGCGGGCGAGGAGAACTCCTACATCGACTTCGCCTACCACGCGATCGTCCACCAGGACCACCACGTCGAGGAGATCGAGGAACTCGCCGCGGAGGGGATTCGATCCTACAAGATCTTCTTCAACTGGTACAAGAACGCCTCCCCCGAGCTCGGGATCGACCACTCCGACGCGGGCGGCGTCTACAAAGTGCTCGACAGGGTGTCCGATATCCCCGGCGGCGTCGTGATGTTCCACGCAGAGAACGAGGACCTCGCGATCGAGCGCCGGAAGGAACTGCAGGCGGAGGGACGCAACGACCTCGAGGCCTGGTCCGAGTCGGCCCCGAACATCTGCGAAGCGATGCAGATCGAGCAGATCGGCCGTCTGACCGAGTACACCGACTCTCGGGCGTACATCGTCCACATGAGCACGGCCGAGGGCGTCGACATCTGTAAACGCTACCAGGAGCAGGGCGTCAACCTCCACGCCGAGACGCTGCCGGCGTTCCTCTCGCACACCTACGAGCAAGAGGACCTCGGCGTCTGGGGGAAGATCTCGCCGCCGCTTCGCGGCGAGGAGAGCAAGACGCGCCTCTGGGAAGGGATTCGAAACGGCGTCATCGACTACGTCGGCACCGATCACTGTCCGCACAAACTCGAGTTCAAGGAGAAGGACACGGGGAAACACGGCGACATCTGGGACGCGATTCCCGGCGACAACAACGGTATCGAGTACTTCCTGCCCGTGATGATGAGCGAGGGCGTCAACAAGAATCGCGTCAGCATGGAGCGCCTCGTCGACGTCTGTTCGACCAACAACGCCAAGCGCTGGGGACTGTACCCGCGCAAAGGCGCACTCGCCGAGGGCTCCGACGCCGATATGGTCATCGTCGACCTCGAGAAGAGCACCGTCGTCGACGACGACTTCTACCACACGATGGAGCCGGGCTACTCCACGTTCCACGGCGACGAGCTGACCGGGCTCCCGACGCACACGATCGTCGGCGGCGAGGTCGTCGTCGAAGACGGCGAACTGCTCGCCGAACCCGGCGACCGGAACTACCTGCCCCGCGGCCCCGAGGGCGTCTCGCTCGAGTGA
- a CDS encoding (2Fe-2S)-binding protein: MSTDSTDGAAERPTEEITVIVNGEPVTAEVEPRLKLSDFLRYECDLHGVRVGCEHGVCGACTVQQDGRTTKSCLSYAVQADGAEIETVEGLAEEETDSLHPIQEAFHETHALQCGFCTSGFVMATKELLEENPDPTREEIEEGLADNICRCTGYQNIYEAVERAADAMED; encoded by the coding sequence ATGAGTACTGATAGCACAGACGGTGCTGCCGAACGACCGACCGAAGAGATCACCGTGATCGTCAACGGCGAACCGGTCACTGCGGAAGTCGAACCGCGACTCAAACTCTCGGATTTCCTCCGGTACGAGTGCGACCTCCACGGCGTCCGCGTGGGGTGTGAACACGGCGTCTGCGGCGCGTGTACCGTCCAGCAGGACGGGCGGACCACGAAGAGCTGTCTCTCCTACGCCGTTCAGGCCGACGGTGCCGAGATCGAGACCGTCGAGGGACTCGCCGAGGAGGAGACGGACTCGCTACATCCCATTCAGGAAGCGTTCCACGAGACCCACGCGCTCCAGTGTGGCTTTTGCACCAGCGGCTTCGTGATGGCGACCAAGGAACTCCTCGAGGAGAATCCGGATCCGACGCGCGAGGAGATCGAGGAGGGGCTGGCGGACAATATCTGCCGCTGTACCGGCTACCAGAACATCTACGAGGCGGTCGAACGGGCCGCCGACGCGATGGAGGACTGA
- a CDS encoding xanthine dehydrogenase family protein molybdopterin-binding subunit, which produces MSTSHPAETDADAESDSSRESFTGQGLPRVEDHRILTGEAEYIHDITPENCLHMALVRSMHAHAEIVSIDTAEAEAHPDCELVLTAEDIKADYNPMPTGVGRVATGEGGEPVELPEWALADEKVRFVGEPVVAVVASDRYAAEDIADLVDVEYEAMEAVADGMAAREDEVVLHESVGSNVVDNERLEFGDPDAAFEDADHVVEGEYTWGRISGVPLETAGAVATYDEESDSFDIDCNIQLHTLVDDMIYETLGYEADDVRVNVPADVGGSYGTKIGIHRYCCLTSMASQQLDRPVKFEEDRLENLQGGDMHSSDREYRIRMAVDDDGTMRGLDVWFVDDFGAYPRYPINQVLKPLSVLTNSYEIDDVTYEYDLVLTNKTSQTAYRGFGVDPHIYALEMIVDEAARTLDMDPTEFRRRNLIRPEQMPYTLPSKNLYDSGDYPATLDRIEEIIADERDGGLLDPEIVAAKREEGKYRGVQPSVIIEPGASGSDWTDRQRTDKDDLATRSRDEVEELPEHLRAEIREDGSVRAFLATDSSGQGHQTLVSQLLADELEVLPSDIDVGYLDSVDAPTEYGSAASRMAVMLSGATVGVAERLLANVEELAADHWGVSTDDVTYHDGTVDRLGGGDSLSLAEIAELDAETNAAGERRTRVSYNYDHPATGLEEFDEALTEKLPVYPTAAFGANAPIVEVDVETGQVEILTFHTVRDCGTMLNPMIVEGQAHGGIAQGIGAALLEEFGYEENGQPQAITLFDYLLPSIENVPKIEMEHTVTPSPFTETGAKGVGEGGMIDAPASIATSINAALDPLSVEEPANQIPVAPDHLRRKLRESEE; this is translated from the coding sequence ATGTCTACGTCACACCCGGCCGAAACCGACGCCGACGCCGAATCGGACTCGAGCCGCGAGTCGTTCACGGGGCAGGGACTCCCGCGAGTCGAGGACCACCGCATTCTGACGGGCGAAGCCGAGTACATCCACGACATCACGCCGGAGAACTGCCTGCACATGGCGCTGGTGCGCAGCATGCACGCCCACGCCGAAATCGTCTCCATCGATACGGCGGAAGCGGAGGCCCACCCCGACTGCGAACTCGTCCTCACCGCCGAGGATATCAAGGCAGACTACAACCCGATGCCGACCGGCGTCGGCCGCGTCGCGACGGGCGAGGGCGGCGAGCCGGTCGAACTCCCCGAGTGGGCGCTGGCCGACGAGAAGGTCCGATTCGTCGGTGAACCGGTCGTCGCCGTCGTCGCGTCCGACAGATACGCCGCGGAGGACATCGCCGACCTGGTGGATGTCGAGTACGAGGCCATGGAGGCGGTCGCCGACGGGATGGCCGCTCGCGAAGACGAGGTCGTGCTCCACGAATCCGTCGGCTCGAACGTCGTCGACAACGAACGCCTCGAGTTCGGCGACCCCGACGCGGCGTTCGAGGACGCCGATCACGTCGTCGAAGGGGAGTACACGTGGGGACGCATTTCGGGGGTGCCACTCGAGACGGCCGGCGCCGTCGCCACCTACGACGAGGAGTCCGACTCCTTCGACATCGACTGTAACATCCAGTTGCACACCCTCGTCGACGACATGATCTACGAGACGCTGGGCTACGAGGCCGACGACGTGCGGGTGAACGTCCCCGCCGACGTCGGCGGCAGCTACGGGACGAAGATCGGCATCCACCGCTACTGCTGCCTGACGTCGATGGCGAGCCAGCAACTCGATCGCCCGGTGAAGTTCGAGGAAGACCGGCTCGAGAACCTCCAGGGCGGGGACATGCACTCCTCGGACCGGGAGTATCGGATTCGGATGGCCGTCGACGACGACGGAACGATGCGCGGACTCGACGTCTGGTTCGTCGACGACTTCGGCGCGTACCCCCGCTATCCGATCAACCAGGTGCTCAAGCCGCTGTCGGTGCTGACGAACTCCTACGAGATCGACGACGTCACCTACGAGTACGACCTCGTACTGACCAACAAGACGTCCCAGACCGCCTACCGCGGGTTCGGCGTCGATCCACACATCTACGCTCTCGAGATGATCGTCGACGAGGCGGCTCGAACGCTCGACATGGATCCGACGGAGTTCCGCCGCCGGAACCTGATCCGACCCGAGCAGATGCCGTACACGCTCCCCTCCAAGAACCTCTACGATTCGGGCGACTATCCCGCGACGCTCGACCGGATCGAGGAGATCATCGCGGACGAGCGCGACGGCGGCCTGCTGGATCCCGAGATCGTCGCCGCGAAACGCGAGGAAGGGAAGTACCGCGGCGTCCAGCCGAGCGTCATCATCGAGCCCGGCGCAAGCGGTTCCGACTGGACCGACCGCCAGCGGACCGACAAGGACGATCTCGCGACGCGCTCCCGCGACGAGGTCGAGGAACTGCCCGAGCACCTCCGCGCCGAGATCCGCGAGGACGGCTCCGTCCGCGCGTTCCTCGCGACCGACTCCTCCGGACAGGGCCACCAGACGCTGGTCTCTCAGCTGCTCGCGGACGAACTCGAGGTCCTACCGAGCGACATCGACGTCGGCTACCTCGACAGCGTCGACGCGCCGACCGAGTATGGAAGCGCGGCGTCCCGCATGGCCGTCATGCTGTCGGGCGCGACGGTCGGCGTCGCCGAGCGACTCCTCGCCAACGTCGAGGAACTCGCGGCCGACCACTGGGGCGTCTCGACCGACGACGTCACCTACCACGACGGGACCGTCGATCGGCTCGGCGGCGGCGACTCGCTCTCGCTGGCCGAGATCGCCGAACTCGACGCGGAGACGAACGCCGCCGGCGAGCGGCGGACGCGCGTGAGCTACAACTACGACCATCCCGCGACGGGCCTCGAGGAGTTCGACGAGGCGCTGACGGAGAAGCTTCCGGTCTACCCGACGGCCGCGTTCGGCGCGAACGCGCCCATCGTCGAGGTCGATGTCGAGACCGGTCAGGTCGAGATCCTCACGTTCCACACCGTCCGCGACTGCGGAACGATGCTCAACCCGATGATCGTCGAGGGGCAGGCCCACGGCGGCATCGCACAGGGGATCGGTGCCGCCCTGCTCGAGGAGTTCGGCTACGAGGAGAACGGCCAGCCCCAAGCGATCACGCTGTTCGATTACCTGCTGCCGTCGATCGAGAACGTGCCGAAGATCGAGATGGAACACACCGTGACGCCGTCACCGTTCACCGAAACGGGCGCGAAAGGAGTCGGCGAAGGCGGGATGATAGATGCGCCCGCGAGCATCGCGACCTCGATCAACGCGGCCCTCGATCCGCTCTCGGTCGAGGAACCCGCAAATCAGATCCCCGTCGCCCCGGACCACCTCCGACGGAAGCTCCGCGAGTCCGAAGAGTAG
- a CDS encoding SRPBCC domain-containing protein: MLEFTGENEMEQSKEELWPYFTDTDILAECAPGCKEMTLVSPHEIEAVMAVGVGSVKPEFDVDVVVTRADRPDVLEMKAVGHAPRNEFETVAQMELKENASGGTTVVWSATADVSGTIASLGGRALKSVTKRLVKKFFSKMQAKADEGVEAESELEAAPEEDATLETDD; this comes from the coding sequence ATGTTAGAATTCACCGGCGAAAACGAGATGGAACAGTCGAAAGAGGAACTCTGGCCGTACTTTACGGACACCGATATCCTCGCCGAGTGCGCGCCCGGCTGCAAGGAGATGACCCTCGTTTCACCACACGAGATCGAGGCGGTCATGGCCGTCGGCGTCGGGAGCGTCAAGCCCGAATTCGACGTCGACGTCGTCGTCACTCGCGCCGATCGGCCGGACGTCCTCGAGATGAAAGCGGTCGGCCACGCGCCGCGAAACGAGTTCGAGACGGTCGCGCAGATGGAACTGAAAGAGAACGCCAGCGGCGGTACGACCGTCGTCTGGTCGGCGACCGCCGACGTCTCCGGAACGATCGCGAGTCTCGGCGGCCGCGCGCTCAAGAGCGTCACCAAGCGGCTGGTCAAGAAGTTCTTCTCGAAGATGCAGGCGAAAGCCGACGAGGGCGTCGAGGCCGAGTCCGAACTCGAGGCCGCGCCCGAGGAAGACGCCACGCTCGAGACGGACGACTAA
- a CDS encoding FAD binding domain-containing protein gives MKPAPFTHHRPETVDETLERLEELEDAELLAGNQSLGIVMANRLATPDHLVDLNGVDELAFIDVDDDAVRIGAMTRHRTIERSDRLAETMPMLPESAGQIAGPSVRNQGTLGGSIGEADPAGNYPAALAALEGTIHLRSLDGTRDVPVDEYFIAYMFTDLREEELIESVSIPTEPFPPERTGMTFLELKRAAQTFPTVSAATSIRVDDPTADEPIVEDARIAMANAADIPLRVEDAEAHVEGGSLSAEALEAVVETVSSAVTPESEMHADRDYKEEVAGEYAKRSLETSYERAVATET, from the coding sequence ATGAAGCCAGCACCGTTCACCCACCACCGACCGGAGACGGTCGACGAAACCCTCGAGCGCCTCGAGGAACTCGAGGACGCCGAACTCCTCGCGGGGAACCAGTCGCTCGGTATCGTGATGGCGAACCGGCTGGCGACGCCCGACCACCTCGTCGATCTCAACGGCGTCGACGAACTCGCGTTCATCGACGTGGACGACGACGCGGTCAGGATCGGGGCCATGACCCGGCACCGAACGATCGAGCGCTCCGACCGACTCGCCGAGACCATGCCCATGCTCCCCGAGTCCGCCGGACAGATCGCCGGTCCGTCGGTTCGCAATCAGGGGACGCTGGGCGGAAGCATCGGCGAAGCCGATCCGGCCGGGAACTATCCCGCAGCGCTGGCCGCGCTCGAGGGGACGATCCACCTCCGTTCGCTCGACGGGACCCGCGACGTCCCCGTCGACGAGTACTTCATCGCCTACATGTTCACGGACCTCCGCGAAGAGGAGCTCATCGAGTCCGTCTCGATCCCGACGGAGCCGTTCCCGCCCGAGCGAACCGGGATGACGTTCCTCGAGCTCAAACGGGCGGCCCAGACGTTCCCGACCGTCAGCGCGGCGACCTCGATCCGGGTCGACGATCCGACCGCGGACGAACCAATCGTCGAGGACGCCCGGATCGCCATGGCGAACGCCGCCGACATCCCGCTTCGCGTCGAGGACGCCGAGGCCCACGTCGAAGGTGGCTCGCTCTCGGCGGAGGCCCTCGAGGCAGTCGTCGAGACCGTTTCGTCAGCGGTCACCCCCGAATCGGAGATGCACGCCGATCGGGACTACAAGGAGGAAGTGGCCGGCGAGTACGCCAAACGCTCGCTCGAAACGTCGTACGAACGCGCAGTAGCAACCGAGACATAA
- a CDS encoding cyclase family protein: MLDGYEMYDLTQPWSVDTPAWPTYDNPKVWYEKSLDTEKVNGQKIEFMNHTGTHLDGEKHFVAHGRDIEEVGLDELVGDAVVADISDKVDDYDVYTSEMIEDVCDVQEGDILFIHTGYQDYAWHTEEADPHRYFCKHPGPNAEFADWCKEMNLNYLILDCGSADHPMNTVIQEIRPELAEEAADHFGVDDLDEVFPPEGYQLMHNELFPEGIIHVENAQVPEELLNERVQIGTFPWRFRGGESSVSRVVAFK, encoded by the coding sequence ATGCTCGATGGCTACGAGATGTACGACTTGACGCAGCCGTGGTCGGTTGACACGCCAGCGTGGCCGACGTACGACAACCCCAAGGTCTGGTACGAAAAGAGCCTGGACACGGAGAAGGTGAACGGGCAGAAAATCGAGTTCATGAACCACACCGGGACGCACCTCGACGGCGAGAAACACTTCGTCGCTCACGGCCGGGACATCGAAGAGGTCGGTCTCGACGAGCTCGTCGGCGACGCGGTCGTCGCCGACATCTCCGACAAGGTCGACGACTACGACGTCTACACCAGCGAGATGATCGAGGACGTCTGTGACGTCCAGGAGGGCGACATCCTGTTCATCCATACGGGCTACCAGGACTACGCCTGGCACACCGAGGAGGCGGATCCCCACCGGTACTTCTGTAAGCACCCCGGTCCGAACGCGGAGTTCGCCGACTGGTGCAAGGAGATGAACCTCAACTACCTCATCCTGGACTGCGGGAGCGCCGATCACCCGATGAACACGGTCATCCAGGAGATTCGACCCGAACTCGCCGAGGAAGCGGCCGACCACTTCGGCGTCGACGACCTCGACGAGGTCTTCCCGCCCGAGGGCTACCAGCTCATGCACAACGAGCTCTTCCCCGAGGGGATCATCCACGTGGAGAACGCACAGGTCCCCGAGGAACTGCTCAACGAGCGCGTCCAGATCGGGACCTTCCCGTGGCGCTTCCGCGGCGGGGAATCCAGCGTCTCCCGCGTCGTCGCGTTCAAGTAA